A stretch of the Bacillaceae bacterium S4-13-56 genome encodes the following:
- the flgB gene encoding flagellar basal body rod protein FlgB — translation MSFFGDTIQNLERSLDYASAKNKVISQNIANIDTPGYKAKSVEFKNVLESTLDAKRTNPKHIPFQNDNLVPYRIKEQQTTAYNHNGNNVDIDKEMTELAKNQIYYQALVDRINGKFNSLETVLKGGR, via the coding sequence ATGTCATTTTTTGGAGATACAATTCAAAATCTCGAACGATCACTAGATTATGCTTCGGCAAAAAACAAGGTGATCAGTCAAAATATCGCAAATATTGATACTCCGGGATATAAAGCAAAATCAGTTGAATTTAAGAATGTATTAGAGTCAACTCTGGATGCAAAACGAACGAATCCTAAACATATTCCTTTTCAGAATGATAACCTTGTTCCTTATCGAATCAAAGAACAGCAGACTACAGCTTATAACCATAACGGAAACAATGTAGACATTGATAAGGAGATGACCGAGCTTGCCAAGAATCAAATTTATTATCAGGCTTTGGTCGATCGAATAAACGGAAAGTTCAATAGTTTGGAAACTGTTCTTAAGGGAGGTAGATAA
- the flgC gene encoding flagellar basal body rod protein FlgC, translated as MSIFDSLNISASGLTAQRLRMDVIASNLSNAETTRAIQNENGEWEPYRRKMVVFEPKETPFQSFLQKAQADTVSVGKGVRVREIVEDQEPFKSVYNPSHPDADENGYVMLPNVDPLKEMVDLMSATRSYEANVTSVNATKDMLLKALEIGK; from the coding sequence ATGAGTATTTTTGATTCGTTAAACATTAGTGCAAGTGGTTTAACAGCACAACGTCTTCGTATGGATGTCATTGCATCAAACTTATCAAATGCAGAAACCACGAGAGCTATTCAGAATGAGAATGGCGAGTGGGAACCTTATCGGCGTAAAATGGTAGTTTTTGAGCCGAAGGAAACACCCTTTCAAAGCTTCTTGCAAAAGGCACAAGCAGATACGGTATCAGTTGGTAAAGGTGTAAGGGTTCGAGAGATAGTAGAGGATCAAGAGCCATTTAAGAGTGTTTATAATCCATCTCATCCAGATGCTGATGAAAATGGTTATGTAATGTTACCGAATGTTGATCCATTAAAGGAAATGGTGGATTTGATGAGTGCCACTAGGTCCTATGAAGCTAACGTTACTTCAGTCAACGCAACGAAGGATATGTTATTAAAAGCATTAGAAATTGGAAAGTAG
- the fliF gene encoding flagellar basal-body MS-ring/collar protein FliF: MNEKLQLYIQKVTNFWTERSSAQKSMMIGGVVLAVLLISVLSYFSSHPKMVPLYSNLTIQEVGQVKQELEARAIQHDVGPGGTTILVPEDSVDSLLVDLAAVGLPNTGHIDYSYFSQDSSWGTTDSEFEMVRLDATQTELANLITQIDGISKAKVMINQPANPVFISDVEMESSASIVIHTDPGFRFDPNQIQGLYRLVSKSVPNLPTENIVIMNQNFEYFDLEEEYTSGNTYATQQQIKKDVEKDIQRRVQQMLSTMIGQEKVMVSVTADIDFTQENRVENIVEPVNLATMEGLPVSVERIRETYSGNPPVGGVAGTGDEDVPNYNTEVEGDNGSYELVKETINNEFTRITKNIQESPYKVRDLGIQVAVDHAKMQQNGEEIQYLSEEEQETVRSDITSILSSIVSTSVSKDYGEVIPDNKISIVFQEFNGRTPVAQTPPAFTIPYWIYVVGGGVLLLIVILIGLLLRRRKNKEEEIEEFKQEEMISIPEIDQEKETDSTARRKQLERLAKEKPEDFAKLLRSWIAED, translated from the coding sequence ATGAACGAGAAACTACAGCTATATATACAAAAAGTGACGAATTTTTGGACGGAACGGTCATCAGCACAAAAAAGCATGATGATTGGTGGGGTGGTATTAGCAGTATTACTCATTTCTGTTCTCAGCTATTTTTCCTCCCATCCCAAAATGGTTCCATTATATAGTAACCTAACCATCCAAGAGGTAGGACAAGTGAAACAAGAGCTTGAAGCTAGGGCAATCCAACATGATGTCGGACCAGGAGGAACAACTATTTTAGTTCCAGAAGATAGTGTGGATTCCTTGTTGGTAGATTTAGCTGCTGTCGGCCTTCCTAATACAGGCCATATAGATTATTCCTATTTTAGTCAAGACTCATCGTGGGGGACAACAGATAGTGAGTTTGAGATGGTTCGCTTGGACGCCACGCAAACAGAGTTAGCTAATCTGATTACGCAAATTGATGGGATTTCAAAAGCTAAAGTGATGATAAACCAGCCGGCTAATCCTGTTTTTATAAGCGATGTAGAAATGGAATCATCTGCATCTATTGTTATACATACAGATCCGGGTTTTCGATTCGATCCAAATCAAATCCAAGGTCTTTATCGGTTAGTTTCTAAGTCAGTACCGAATCTTCCAACTGAAAACATTGTGATCATGAATCAAAATTTTGAGTACTTTGATTTAGAAGAAGAGTACACAAGTGGAAATACCTATGCTACACAACAACAAATAAAGAAAGATGTTGAAAAGGACATCCAACGAAGAGTACAGCAGATGCTTTCCACAATGATTGGGCAAGAAAAAGTAATGGTTTCGGTAACCGCTGATATTGATTTCACTCAAGAAAATCGCGTAGAAAATATCGTTGAACCAGTTAACCTAGCGACTATGGAAGGGCTACCTGTAAGTGTAGAAAGAATAAGAGAAACATACTCTGGTAATCCACCAGTTGGCGGAGTAGCAGGAACTGGGGATGAAGATGTTCCAAACTACAACACAGAAGTGGAAGGAGATAATGGCTCCTACGAATTAGTAAAGGAAACCATTAATAACGAGTTTACAAGAATTACGAAAAACATTCAGGAAAGCCCTTATAAAGTAAGGGACTTGGGGATACAAGTCGCTGTAGACCACGCTAAAATGCAACAAAATGGTGAAGAAATTCAATACCTTTCTGAAGAGGAGCAGGAAACCGTTAGAAGTGATATCACTTCTATTTTGAGTTCCATTGTTAGTACATCCGTTTCGAAGGATTATGGGGAAGTGATACCTGACAATAAGATATCTATTGTATTCCAAGAGTTCAATGGAAGGACACCTGTTGCACAAACACCTCCAGCCTTCACGATTCCTTATTGGATTTATGTTGTTGGTGGGGGAGTATTACTGTTAATTGTTATTTTAATTGGGTTATTGTTGCGGAGAAGAAAAAACAAGGAAGAAGAGATTGAAGAGTTCAAACAAGAAGAGATGATCTCTATCCCGGAAATTGATCAAGAAAAAGAAACAGATTCAACAGCCAGAAGAAAGCAGCTTGAACGATTAGCAAAAGAAAAGCCAGAAGATTTCGCGAAACTTTTAAGATCATGGATTGCAGAGGATTAA
- the fliG gene encoding flagellar motor switch protein FliG, whose amino-acid sequence MPKHKGELTGRQKAALLLISLGPDASAQVYKHLTEEEIEQLTLEISSVKKVNSSQKEEILEQFHEIALAQDYIAQGGIAYAKTVLEKALGSEKASMIINRLTSSLQVKPFDFARKADAAQILNFIQNEHPQTIALVLSYLDSVQAAQILSELPQEMQADIAKRIALMDSTSPEIINEVEQILERKLSATVTQDYTQTGGIEAVVDVLNSVDRSTERTILDALEIQDPELAEEIKKRMFVFEDIVTLDNRAIQRVIRDVENEDLMLSLKVASEEVKDIVFKNMSKRMSETFQDEMEFMGPVRLRDVEEAQTRIVAVIRRLEEVGEIVIARGGGDDIIV is encoded by the coding sequence ATGCCGAAACATAAAGGAGAATTGACAGGACGACAAAAAGCGGCACTTCTTCTCATTTCCCTAGGACCTGACGCATCAGCCCAGGTATATAAACACTTAACAGAAGAAGAGATTGAACAACTTACATTAGAAATTTCTTCAGTAAAAAAAGTGAACTCTTCTCAAAAAGAGGAGATATTAGAACAGTTTCATGAGATCGCCCTTGCTCAAGATTATATTGCTCAAGGTGGAATCGCGTATGCAAAGACTGTTCTCGAAAAGGCTCTAGGATCGGAAAAAGCAAGTATGATAATCAATCGATTAACATCTTCCTTACAAGTTAAACCTTTTGATTTTGCAAGGAAAGCGGATGCGGCGCAGATTTTGAATTTTATACAGAACGAACATCCACAAACTATAGCGCTTGTCCTCTCCTATTTGGATTCGGTACAAGCTGCACAAATACTTTCCGAATTGCCCCAAGAAATGCAAGCCGATATAGCTAAAAGAATCGCATTAATGGATAGTACATCACCGGAGATTATCAATGAAGTTGAACAAATTCTAGAACGGAAGCTATCAGCTACAGTAACTCAGGATTATACACAAACTGGTGGAATTGAAGCAGTTGTAGATGTGTTAAATAGTGTTGATCGATCAACGGAAAGAACAATACTTGATGCATTAGAAATACAAGATCCGGAGCTTGCAGAGGAAATTAAAAAGAGAATGTTTGTTTTTGAAGATATTGTGACATTAGATAATCGAGCTATACAAAGAGTAATTAGAGATGTTGAAAATGAAGATCTAATGCTCTCGCTTAAAGTTGCAAGTGAAGAGGTTAAGGATATTGTTTTTAAAAACATGTCAAAACGTATGTCTGAGACCTTTCAGGATGAAATGGAGTTTATGGGTCCTGTTCGCTTAAGGGATGTAGAAGAGGCACAAACTCGAATTGTAGCTGTAATTCGTCGTTTAGAAGAAGTGGGGGAAATTGTAATTGCACGTGGTGGAGGTGATGATATCATTGTCTAA
- the fliH gene encoding flagellar assembly protein FliH: MSNLSSTRVIGLKSIEIRQEGLHHDEETIENSKEKMMYKFQQAEQQLQNAQNQAEALIEKSKLQIEEERKQWEVEKEEQRKKAIEDGFQEGYQHGQKKAYEDYKSSLQFAQDTIDEARVEYLNIINQSEETILALGIKIASKITRLLYEDKPETFTELIKHAIREIEDQPQIKIFVHPKYYSFVIEQKDELLAIVNPKAELLIYPHDELNSEGCYIESPIGRIDASIDTQLLHIREKLFELIEEEKG, translated from the coding sequence TTGTCTAATCTTTCCTCTACCAGGGTAATTGGACTAAAGTCGATCGAAATTCGTCAGGAAGGTTTGCACCACGACGAGGAGACTATTGAGAATTCTAAAGAAAAAATGATGTACAAATTTCAACAGGCTGAACAACAGCTTCAAAATGCTCAAAATCAAGCGGAAGCTCTGATCGAGAAAAGTAAGCTTCAAATAGAGGAAGAAAGAAAGCAGTGGGAAGTAGAAAAGGAAGAACAAAGGAAAAAGGCGATTGAGGACGGCTTCCAAGAAGGCTACCAGCATGGACAAAAGAAGGCATATGAGGATTACAAAAGTTCCCTTCAATTTGCTCAAGATACGATTGATGAAGCCAGAGTTGAGTATCTGAACATTATTAATCAATCAGAAGAGACTATTCTCGCGCTAGGTATAAAAATCGCAAGTAAAATTACACGATTATTATATGAGGATAAACCGGAGACATTCACTGAGCTTATCAAGCATGCTATCCGTGAAATAGAGGACCAACCTCAGATCAAAATATTTGTTCATCCGAAATATTATTCTTTTGTAATCGAACAAAAAGATGAACTGTTAGCAATTGTAAATCCGAAAGCGGAGTTACTGATATATCCCCATGATGAGCTGAACTCCGAAGGTTGTTATATAGAATCACCTATCGGAAGAATAGATGCAAGTATAGATACGCAGCTCCTTCATATCAGAGAAAAACTGTTCGAGCTCATAGAGGAGGAAAAGGGGTGA
- the fliE gene encoding flagellar hook-basal body complex protein FliE, which translates to MSSIQVIGSQLSPLENINLKKVTPGEAQSNFAGQLQNAINHVNQTQIQSDSKTQALANGTIDDLHDVMITAQKASITLQTAVEVQGKVIEAYKEIMRMQI; encoded by the coding sequence ATGTCGAGTATACAGGTGATTGGAAGTCAGCTAAGCCCATTGGAAAACATAAATCTTAAAAAAGTTACTCCGGGAGAAGCCCAAAGTAATTTCGCTGGTCAGCTTCAAAACGCTATTAATCATGTGAATCAAACGCAAATTCAGTCTGATTCAAAAACGCAGGCTCTAGCAAATGGAACCATTGATGATCTTCATGACGTTATGATAACAGCTCAAAAAGCCAGTATAACCCTTCAAACAGCCGTAGAAGTTCAGGGTAAAGTTATTGAAGCTTACAAAGAGATTATGAGAATGCAGATTTAG